GGCTTGCCCACTTCCCGCAGAACGGCGGCCTTCATGTCGGCATCTCCCCAAGTCTCGCCCCTGCGGGCGTTGGCAACGCGCCAGCCTTCAGGGCTGGGTCGGCGGAACCTTATCGCCCTTGGGGCGGCGGGCGCCAGCGTCTTTTCAGGTCCTGGCGAGCCCGGCCCTCAACTCCCGCTTGAGGACCTTGCCGGTCGGGCCGATGGGCAGGCTCTCGACGATGCGCACCTCGTCCGGAACCCACCACTTCGCCACCCGCTCGGCGACATGGTCGCGCAGCGCCGCCGGATCGGCGTCCTGGCCGGGTCGCAGCACCACGAGCAGGAGCGGGCGCTCATCCCACCTGGGATGCGGGACCCCGACTGCGGCGGCCAGGGCGACGGCGGGGTGGGACGAGACCGCATCCTCGAGGTCAAGGGTCGAGATCCACTCCCCACCCGACTTGATGACGTCCTTGGCCCTGTCCGTCAGGCGCAGGTAGCCCTCGGGATCGATGGCGGCGATGTCCCCCGTGTCGAACCAGCCGTCGTCGCCGAAGGCCTCGGCGCCGTCGTTTCGGAAATAGGCCGAGGCCACCCACGGCCCCCGGACCTGAAGGGCGCCTGACTGCTGCCCGTCGTGCGGGAGGACGGCGCCGTCCTCGCCGACGATGCGCAGCTCGACGCCCCAGTTGGCCCGGCCCTGCCTCTGCTTGCGGGCCAGCGCCGCCTCGGCCGTCTCGCCCGCGTGCGCCGCCAGGGGGGTGTTGATCACGCCGAGGGGGCTGGTCTCGGTCATGCCCCAGATCTGCCGGACATCGGCGCCGAGCCGACCCTGGACCCGGGAGATCAGCGAGGCCGTCGGGGCTGAACCGCCCACCGCCACCGTACGGACCGAGGTCAGGGACTGGCCCGTCCCGTCCAGGTGGTCCAGCACGCCCACCCAGATGGTCGGCACGCCCAGGAGAAAGGTCGCCTGCTCGGCCACCGCCAGGCCGCACACCGAGGGCCCGTCGAGGTGCCGGCCGGGCAGGATCAGCTTGGCCCCCACCAGGGGCGCGGCGTAGGGCGTGCACCAGGCGTTGGCGTGGTACATCTGGGCGCAGGGCAGGATGCCGTCGGCCGCGCCAAGCCCGAAGCAGTCCGGCTGGATCACCGCCAGGGCGTGGAGGACGGTCGAGCGGTGCGAATAG
The sequence above is a segment of the Phenylobacterium parvum genome. Coding sequences within it:
- a CDS encoding long-chain fatty acid--CoA ligase, whose translation is MFGLMMDRPLTLPSILEYAAAWHPAREIVTRTVEGPIHRYGYADALHRVKRMANALRSLGVKPGDRVATLAWSTHRHFELYYAVSGLGAVLHTINPRLHPDQVAWVANHAGDSLLFWDISFADLVPEIAGRMETVKTFVAMTDRDNLPASAPGGTLVYEELVAAASSDFDWPELDERQASTLCYTSGTTGNPKGVLYSHRSTVLHALAVIQPDCFGLGAADGILPCAQMYHANAWCTPYAAPLVGAKLILPGRHLDGPSVCGLAVAEQATFLLGVPTIWVGVLDHLDGTGQSLTSVRTVAVGGSAPTASLISRVQGRLGADVRQIWGMTETSPLGVINTPLAAHAGETAEAALARKQRQGRANWGVELRIVGEDGAVLPHDGQQSGALQVRGPWVASAYFRNDGAEAFGDDGWFDTGDIAAIDPEGYLRLTDRAKDVIKSGGEWISTLDLEDAVSSHPAVALAAAVGVPHPRWDERPLLLVVLRPGQDADPAALRDHVAERVAKWWVPDEVRIVESLPIGPTGKVLKRELRAGLART